The DNA window TAGGACCAATTATCTGGTTCATAATAGGGTGGGTAGCAAAGGAGAGCTTGTCTCAACAGGAGGATAAAAATAAAAAAATGATGAATGGCGAATGACGAAAAGAATAAAGAAATAACTAATGACGAATAAAAACAAAGAATGATGAATCTGAAGAGACGGCTGAAAGTGTTAATTATTCAAGGGTATGCAAACCAGAAAGGAGGTCCCCGGACTGTTCTAACTCATCTGCTTAATCATTTAGATACTACAAGATTTGAGCCTCTCCTCCTATTTCTATCACCGGGTGAGCTTGTGGATAAATATAGAAATAAAGGGATTGAAGTAAGAGTCATCTACTCAGGTAGATTAAGAAACATTTTGAAAGTGTTTATAACTATACTTAAAATAACTGTTTTAATCAGGCTTAAGCAAATTGATGTAGTGTTTAGCAACTGTGAGCGAACACATATCTACGGTGGAATTGCTGCCTATCTTACTATGAGGCCATCTATTTTCTACTGGCATTCTTTTGTGACACTGGATCTAATGAATAGATTAATTTTTTGTATCCCTACAAGTGTGATACTTGCAAATAGCAAGTATACGAAAATTGCACTTGAAACTTGTTTGAGTAAAAAGTTATCAAAAAAAGTAAAACTACTCTATTACGGTATAGAAATCCCGAGCTTGATTAATTCTACAAATGAATTGAGAAAAGCTATTAACCTACCATTAAAAGTGCCTATTGTAACAATGGTTGGTTTGTTTATGGAATGGAAAGGTCAAAAATACTTTATCAAAGCTATACCTAAAATACTGAATGCATTTCCTACTACTAAATTTCTACTTGTAGGTGATGCCAGGGCTGAATCTGATTCTGATAAAGTATATGCTAATAAGGTAAGAAAGTTAGTAACTGATTTCAAATTAACTGATAGTGTAATATTTATGAGTTACAGGGAAGATGTACTTGATATTATGGCAGCATCAGATATAATAGTGCATGCCTCCATTGGACCCGAGCCATTTGGGCTTGTAATTATAGAAGCTATATCTGTAGGTAAGCCTGTGATTGCAAGTAGAATAGGAGCGCCAAAAGAGATTATAGAAGATGGAGTGGATGGAATTTTGGTTCCACCAAAAGATTCTGAAGCAATAGCGAATGCTTGCATTAAGCTTTTAAAAGACCCTATGCTTTGCAAAAACATGGGCAAATATGGAAGAGAAAAAGTAGAAAAATATTTTGGAGTAAATGGAATGATAAAAGAGGTTGAGGAAGTATGGCTGAGTTTATCAAGACACAGTAGAAATTTATAAATTATGAAGATAGCTATAGTGACGCATAATGTAATAAAAAATGACGGTCAGGGTAGGTCAATTTATGAGCTTGTAAAATACCTATCCAATAAAGGGCATGATATTCATCTTTATATTAATAGAATAGATAGAAACTTATTAGACAAGAGTAATATAATAGTTCATCACATCCCTACATTCTTTGATAAACCCACTTTATTAAGGTGTCTCGTATTTTATGTCATAGCAACACTAAAGCTTCTTTATAAAAAGTATGATATCATTCACTTAAATGGTGGTGTCTGCTATACCCCTTATCATGTAAATACTTGCCACTTCTGTCACACTGCATGGAGAAAAATTAGACTTGAGAAATGCGTCTATCACCGCTTTTACACTCTATTTAACAGTTGGCTTGAAAAGTTGAGCTACAAATATAATAGAAGGGCAAAAATCATAGCAGTCTCAAACAAAATAAAAAGTGAGCTTATCAATCTGGTAAACATTGAACCTCAAAAGATTAATGTAATATATTATGGTGTTGATTTAGAAGAGTTCAATCCTGATGGACGTGAAGATACCAGAAGAAAGCTTCTAAAGCTGTTTAACTTGGACGAAACTGATTTCATTTTACTATTTGTAGGAGATTTAGGTAGAAGAAAAGGATTAGATTGGCTACTTGCAGCTATTCCAAAATTAGAACCTAATGTTAAGCTTTTAATAGCTGGTCGTAGAAAGAAATTTTATACAAAAATGGTAAAAGAATACAATATTGAGCATAAGGTAATATTTCTTGGTTTCAAGCAAGATATTAATAAAATTTATAAAGTAGCGGATACTTTTGTATTCCCCAGTCTTTACGACCCATTTCCAAATGTAGTTCTTGAGGCAATGGCTTGCAGTTTACCAGTGATAGTATCAAGATTTGCCGGCTCATCCGAGATTATAACTGATAGAAAAGATGGTATGATCTTGGAAAATCCAACAAATCTATCTGAAATAATTAACAAAGTAAATTTTTTGTCTCATAACGAAGCTGTGTGTGTTAGTATAGGTAGTGAGGCGAGTAAAACTGTAAGTAAATACTCATGGAATAAGATGGCAGAAGCAATAGAGGAGGTTTATTATAAGATTAAAGAATAGTGAAATGCAATTACTTCTGTGTTAAAAATTGGTGAGTGTAACCAATCTGTGAGCTGCAAAAATAATGAGTAAGAGGCAAGAATTAGAAGAGGAATTTTTTGATAATCTTTCAATAAAGTTAGAAGAAAAAAAATATAGTCAAGACTATAATCTTGATGATGCATTTACTTATTGTGCTCTCAGTGCTTTATGTGATGTAAGTATTGAAAAGATTCTCGATTTAGGGTGTGGTGATGGCAAGTTTTCTTGTCTTTTTTCAAAAATGGGTAGTAAAGTAGTTAGTATTGACATTTCTCTTGGGATACTTAGTTTAGCCTTAATAAGAGCGAAAAAGAACAATCTTGATAATATCAGTTTTTTAAAAATGTCTGCTGAAGCTCTTGGTTTTAAAGATAACAGATTTGATGCTGTATTCGGTGGCTATCTTCTTCATCATACTTGTGTTGAATTTGCAATAAGTGAGGCCTATCGTATTTTAAAAGATGGCGGCAAAGCTGTTTTTATTGAGAATTTTGCAATTAATAAACTACTTGCCTTCTTCCGTAAATATGTAGCAGGTAAATTTGGTATCCCAAGATATGGGACTCTAACTGAGCATCCTCTTACATACGAAGATATAAAAATAATGAAAAAATCATTTAAAATAGTAGAAATAAGAACTCTATTATAAATTTTATGTTCCTCTTTGATAGGCAAATATTCAAATATCGTTATAGCTTAATATCAGCATTTTGTAGATGTTTTGATAGCTGGCTATATCGTGCTTTTACTGGGTTAAGAAGGTTCTCATATACTCAAGTAGTTGTTTTAATAAAATAGCATAGAATGAGAGTTTGTGTTTTAGTAAACGGGACCTATGACAGTACCATGGGCCAAAGGGCGAGAGGATTACTGAGTCGTCTATCCGATACTTTTGAGATTAATATTATCTATCGGGATGTCAAAAATATACAGAGTATTACAAAGTTTCTACGTTTTATCCTAAAAATGAAGCCGCATTTGATATATGTGTTGAATATTGGTTATGCAGGTTCTATGGCGACTATTTTAGGAAAGGTTTTGTGTGGATATAAATTTATTATTGACACCGGTGACCTTGTTTATGAACTTGATAAACTTCTTGGATTTAGAGGTTACTTTGGGTTACAAATTTTGCGGCTCACAGAGAAATTAATGCTCAGGTTAGCAAGTGGTATAGTAGTAAGAGGCACATTTCACAAGCAATTTCTTGAAACCCGAGGTTATAAAAGAATATTTTACATTCCTGATGGTGTGGATACATCACTTTTTATGCCATATGATGTATTTGATTTACGTAACCAACTAAGGTTAACAGATAAATTAGTAGTGGGTACAATTGGAGCTACCACATGGTCAGAAAAGTATAAAATGTGCTACGGTTGGGATCTTATAGAGGTTATCAATTTATTAAAAAATTTACCCGTAATTGGTATATTTATTGGGGATGGTAGCGGACTCCCTTATCTAAAACAGAAGGCAAGAGAATATAATATAGAAGACAAAATCCTATTTTTAGGCAGAATTCCTTATGAAGAAGTTCCCAAATATCTCAATGTGTTTGATATATGTCTCTTAACTCAGTCAAACC is part of the bacterium genome and encodes:
- a CDS encoding glycosyltransferase family 4 protein; translated protein: MKIAIVTHNVIKNDGQGRSIYELVKYLSNKGHDIHLYINRIDRNLLDKSNIIVHHIPTFFDKPTLLRCLVFYVIATLKLLYKKYDIIHLNGGVCYTPYHVNTCHFCHTAWRKIRLEKCVYHRFYTLFNSWLEKLSYKYNRRAKIIAVSNKIKSELINLVNIEPQKINVIYYGVDLEEFNPDGREDTRRKLLKLFNLDETDFILLFVGDLGRRKGLDWLLAAIPKLEPNVKLLIAGRRKKFYTKMVKEYNIEHKVIFLGFKQDINKIYKVADTFVFPSLYDPFPNVVLEAMACSLPVIVSRFAGSSEIITDRKDGMILENPTNLSEIINKVNFLSHNEAVCVSIGSEASKTVSKYSWNKMAEAIEEVYYKIKE
- a CDS encoding class I SAM-dependent methyltransferase; the protein is MSKRQELEEEFFDNLSIKLEEKKYSQDYNLDDAFTYCALSALCDVSIEKILDLGCGDGKFSCLFSKMGSKVVSIDISLGILSLALIRAKKNNLDNISFLKMSAEALGFKDNRFDAVFGGYLLHHTCVEFAISEAYRILKDGGKAVFIENFAINKLLAFFRKYVAGKFGIPRYGTLTEHPLTYEDIKIMKKSFKIVEIRTLL
- a CDS encoding glycosyltransferase family 4 protein, which translates into the protein MMNLKRRLKVLIIQGYANQKGGPRTVLTHLLNHLDTTRFEPLLLFLSPGELVDKYRNKGIEVRVIYSGRLRNILKVFITILKITVLIRLKQIDVVFSNCERTHIYGGIAAYLTMRPSIFYWHSFVTLDLMNRLIFCIPTSVILANSKYTKIALETCLSKKLSKKVKLLYYGIEIPSLINSTNELRKAINLPLKVPIVTMVGLFMEWKGQKYFIKAIPKILNAFPTTKFLLVGDARAESDSDKVYANKVRKLVTDFKLTDSVIFMSYREDVLDIMAASDIIVHASIGPEPFGLVIIEAISVGKPVIASRIGAPKEIIEDGVDGILVPPKDSEAIANACIKLLKDPMLCKNMGKYGREKVEKYFGVNGMIKEVEEVWLSLSRHSRNL